Proteins from a single region of Hermetia illucens chromosome 3, iHerIll2.2.curated.20191125, whole genome shotgun sequence:
- the LOC119652251 gene encoding SUN domain-containing protein 3 isoform X2, translated as MDALRIEWSRTKQNIDIMIQEMQKEIASTQLPGQDARTDFALESLGGQIVDVKDTSFLRANFLLMLLGLAPVQNEPGNLIRESLSPGDCYAFKGTNSTVTIRLMTKVYIDSVTVQHIPENLAPDGNISSAPKDFSVYGLRTRFDPKPFYFGTFSYNAKLRKPAQVFIFMQVATEKHRYVQFRFFSNHGNANYTCIYRLSVHGRLEMNKSTSDPQT; from the exons ATGGACGCTTTAAGGATAGAGTGGTCACGGACGAAACAGAATATTGATATTATGATACAAGAAATGCAAAAGGAGATCGCTTCGACTCAACTTCCCGGCCAGGATGCACGAACTGATTTTGCATTAGAGTCACTAG GAGGTCAGATTGTTGACGTCAAGGACACTTCCTTTTTACGAGCCAACTTTCTGCTGATGTTATTGGGTCTGGCTCCCGTGCAAAATGAACCAGGAAACTTGATTCGTGAGTCTCTGTCTCCGGGTGATTGTTATGCCTTCAAAGGGACGAACAGCACTGTTACTATCAGGCTCATGACTAAG GTCTATATCGATTCAGTAACGGTCCAACATATTCCTGAGAATCTAGCCCCAGATGGGAACATAAGTAGCGCTCCCAAGGATTTCTCAGTTTAT GGACTTAGAACACGTTTTGATCCGAAACCATtttactttggaacctttagttacaACGCCAAACTGCGGAAGCCTGCCCAAGTGTTTATTTTTATGCAGGTGGCAACCGAGAAGCATCGTTACGTGCAATTTCGTTTCTTTTCAAATCATGGCAATGCTAATTATACTTGCATTTATAG gttgagtgTTCATGGCCGATTGGAGATGAATAAGTCAACTAGTGATCCTCAGACTTAG
- the LOC119651797 gene encoding testis-specific serine/threonine-protein kinase 3-like isoform X1: protein MDAAAQPPAPAIDRIYLRLLAATQHTDEKQKAASEDTVKPKPVTTSAVIKKTVLEDHGYTIGKQIGTGTYAKVKVAYSEEYKCPVAVKIISKVKAPAEYLKKFMPREIDVVKGLRHENLIRYYQSIETTHRVYIIMQFAENGSLLDLIRKEGYLDENRARKYFRQLIAVLDYCHNQGVVHRDIKCENLLFDKNYNIKLIDFGFARGNMKPNGTNIPLSETYCGSYAYASPEVLKGIPYQPQYSDIWASGVVLFAMVFGRLPFDGSTYAHLVKQVQNKVVFPRDPSVSSMCKHLITKIIAPLKVRITIDGIEEDPWFLGETATTSSDVKKEKEKDKEKEKEKDKEKEKEKEIIKKEKSI, encoded by the exons ATGGATGCAGCTGCTCAACCTCCAGCGCCCGCCATAGATC GTATCTATCTCCGCCTTCTAGCTGCCACTCAGCATACCGACGAGAAACAAAAGGCCGCGTCCGAGGACACTGTCAAACCCAAGCCCGTAACAACATCCGCAGTTATAAAGAAAACTGTGCTCGAGGACCATGGCTACACAATTGGAAAGCAAATCGGTACCGGGACCTATGCCAAGGTTAAGGTCGCGTACTCGGAGGAATACAAGTGCCCGGTAGCTGTGAAGATCATATCAAAAGTAAAGGCACCTGCGGAgtatttaaagaaatttatgCCCCGTGAAATAGACGTGGTTAAGGGATTGCGACATGAGAACCTAATTCGCTACTATCAAAGTATAGAAACAACCCACAG AGTATATATTATTATGCAGTTTGCAGAAAATGGATCACTGTTGGACCTAATTCGAAAAGAGGGTTATTTAGATGAGAACAGGGCGAGGAAGTATTTCAGACAACTGATAGCTGTCCTGGATTATTGCCACAATCAAGGGGTTGTTCATAG gGATATAAAGTGTGAAAATCTGCTTTTCGATAAGAATTACAACATCAAATTAATAGACTTCGGTTTCGCTCGTGGCAATATGAAACCCAATGGGACCAATATTCCCTTGTCGGAAACTTACTGTGGCAGCTATGCCTACGCAAgccctgaggtcctcaaaggaaTACCATACCAACCACAATATTCAGATATTTGGGCATCTGGAGTAGTTCTCTTCGCAATGGTTTTCGGGCGGCTTCCTTTCGATGGCTCCACCTATGCTCACCTCGTCAAA CAAGTACAAAACAAAGTGGTTTTCCCGCGTGATCCTTCTGTTAGTTCAATGTGCAAACATctcattacaaaaattattgcaCCCTTAAAAGTGCGGATAACAATCGATGGAATTGAAGAAGATCCTTGGTTCTTGGGCGAGACAGCGACTACATCAAGTGAtgtgaaaaaagaaaaggaaaaagataaggagaaagaaaaagaaaaagacaaggagaaggaaaaggaaaaggaaattatcaaaaaagaaaagagtaTTTAG
- the LOC119651797 gene encoding testis-specific serine/threonine-protein kinase 3-like isoform X2: MDAAAQPPAPAIDPATQHTDEKQKAASEDTVKPKPVTTSAVIKKTVLEDHGYTIGKQIGTGTYAKVKVAYSEEYKCPVAVKIISKVKAPAEYLKKFMPREIDVVKGLRHENLIRYYQSIETTHRVYIIMQFAENGSLLDLIRKEGYLDENRARKYFRQLIAVLDYCHNQGVVHRDIKCENLLFDKNYNIKLIDFGFARGNMKPNGTNIPLSETYCGSYAYASPEVLKGIPYQPQYSDIWASGVVLFAMVFGRLPFDGSTYAHLVKQVQNKVVFPRDPSVSSMCKHLITKIIAPLKVRITIDGIEEDPWFLGETATTSSDVKKEKEKDKEKEKEKDKEKEKEKEIIKKEKSI, from the exons ATGGATGCAGCTGCTCAACCTCCAGCGCCCGCCATAGATC CTGCCACTCAGCATACCGACGAGAAACAAAAGGCCGCGTCCGAGGACACTGTCAAACCCAAGCCCGTAACAACATCCGCAGTTATAAAGAAAACTGTGCTCGAGGACCATGGCTACACAATTGGAAAGCAAATCGGTACCGGGACCTATGCCAAGGTTAAGGTCGCGTACTCGGAGGAATACAAGTGCCCGGTAGCTGTGAAGATCATATCAAAAGTAAAGGCACCTGCGGAgtatttaaagaaatttatgCCCCGTGAAATAGACGTGGTTAAGGGATTGCGACATGAGAACCTAATTCGCTACTATCAAAGTATAGAAACAACCCACAG AGTATATATTATTATGCAGTTTGCAGAAAATGGATCACTGTTGGACCTAATTCGAAAAGAGGGTTATTTAGATGAGAACAGGGCGAGGAAGTATTTCAGACAACTGATAGCTGTCCTGGATTATTGCCACAATCAAGGGGTTGTTCATAG gGATATAAAGTGTGAAAATCTGCTTTTCGATAAGAATTACAACATCAAATTAATAGACTTCGGTTTCGCTCGTGGCAATATGAAACCCAATGGGACCAATATTCCCTTGTCGGAAACTTACTGTGGCAGCTATGCCTACGCAAgccctgaggtcctcaaaggaaTACCATACCAACCACAATATTCAGATATTTGGGCATCTGGAGTAGTTCTCTTCGCAATGGTTTTCGGGCGGCTTCCTTTCGATGGCTCCACCTATGCTCACCTCGTCAAA CAAGTACAAAACAAAGTGGTTTTCCCGCGTGATCCTTCTGTTAGTTCAATGTGCAAACATctcattacaaaaattattgcaCCCTTAAAAGTGCGGATAACAATCGATGGAATTGAAGAAGATCCTTGGTTCTTGGGCGAGACAGCGACTACATCAAGTGAtgtgaaaaaagaaaaggaaaaagataaggagaaagaaaaagaaaaagacaaggagaaggaaaaggaaaaggaaattatcaaaaaagaaaagagtaTTTAG
- the LOC119652251 gene encoding SUN domain-containing protein 3 isoform X1, with amino-acid sequence MIPCGSRPPRLRFFCMYLLTTILLTTIIYVAISSHSQVVIKVEQMELDIKYLLKEVSYISREVFQPKTDKVANEDQKAGTQPPCISSSSKDVEALIGKQMDALRIEWSRTKQNIDIMIQEMQKEIASTQLPGQDARTDFALESLGGQIVDVKDTSFLRANFLLMLLGLAPVQNEPGNLIRESLSPGDCYAFKGTNSTVTIRLMTKVYIDSVTVQHIPENLAPDGNISSAPKDFSVYGLRTRFDPKPFYFGTFSYNAKLRKPAQVFIFMQVATEKHRYVQFRFFSNHGNANYTCIYRLSVHGRLEMNKSTSDPQT; translated from the exons ATGATCCCTTGTGGAAGCCGACCTCCGAGGCTACGATTTTTTTGTATGTATTTATTAACGACTATTTTACTAACAACCATAATTTACGTCGCCATCAGCTCACATTCTCAAGTCGTAATCAAAGTCGAACAAATGGAATTAGATATAAAATATCTTCTA AAAGAAGTCTCTTATATAAGCCGCGAAGTATTCCAACCAAAAACCGATAAAGTGGCAAACGAGGACCAAAAAGCAGGAACCCAGCCCCCATGCATTTCTAGTTCAAGTAAGGACGTAGAGGCTTTGATCGGAAAACAAATGGACGCTTTAAGGATAGAGTGGTCACGGACGAAACAGAATATTGATATTATGATACAAGAAATGCAAAAGGAGATCGCTTCGACTCAACTTCCCGGCCAGGATGCACGAACTGATTTTGCATTAGAGTCACTAG GAGGTCAGATTGTTGACGTCAAGGACACTTCCTTTTTACGAGCCAACTTTCTGCTGATGTTATTGGGTCTGGCTCCCGTGCAAAATGAACCAGGAAACTTGATTCGTGAGTCTCTGTCTCCGGGTGATTGTTATGCCTTCAAAGGGACGAACAGCACTGTTACTATCAGGCTCATGACTAAG GTCTATATCGATTCAGTAACGGTCCAACATATTCCTGAGAATCTAGCCCCAGATGGGAACATAAGTAGCGCTCCCAAGGATTTCTCAGTTTAT GGACTTAGAACACGTTTTGATCCGAAACCATtttactttggaacctttagttacaACGCCAAACTGCGGAAGCCTGCCCAAGTGTTTATTTTTATGCAGGTGGCAACCGAGAAGCATCGTTACGTGCAATTTCGTTTCTTTTCAAATCATGGCAATGCTAATTATACTTGCATTTATAG gttgagtgTTCATGGCCGATTGGAGATGAATAAGTCAACTAGTGATCCTCAGACTTAG